From Juglans regia cultivar Chandler chromosome 8, Walnut 2.0, whole genome shotgun sequence, the proteins below share one genomic window:
- the LOC108981946 gene encoding adenine phosphoribosyltransferase 1-like yields MATYGLLRRASLLSCSNSISPSPTASRRPLAAPFRRYSASSRAQLISSGSRNYRSALFPLRCSASDSVKRPKMASEERQEPSNRIARIASAIRVIPNFPKPGIMFQDITTLLLDTRAFRDTIDLFVERYRDKEISVVAGVEARGFIFGPPIALAIGAKFVPMRKPNKLPGEVISEEYSLEYGTDTMEMHVGAVQAGERALVIDDLIATGGTLCAAINLLERVGVHVVECACVIELPELKGRERLGDKPLFVLVNAA; encoded by the exons ATGGCTACGTACGGATTACTGCGAAGAGCCTCGCTTCTCTCATGCTCGAATTCAATCTCTCCGTCACCCACTGCCTCCCGCCGACCACTCGCCGCTCCGTTTCGACGCTACTCCGCTTCCTCCCGCGCTCAATTGATTTCAAGTGGCTCTCGGAATTACCGTTCCGCTCTCTTCCCTCTGCGCTGCTCTG CGAGTGACTCTGTGAAACGACCCAAGATGGCTTCTGAAGAGCGCCAAGAGCCTTCCAATCGCATAGCGAGAATTGCCTCTGCCATCCGAGTCATCCCAAACTTCCCTAAGCCAG GGATCATGTTCCAAGATATTACCACCTTGCTTCTTGACACGAGGGCTTTCAGAGACACCATCGATTTGTTCGTTGAGAGGTACAGGGACAAAGAGATTTCCGTGGTTGCAG GTGTTGAAGCTAGAGGTTTTATCTTTGGCCCTCCCATTGCATTGGCTATAGGGGCAAAGTTTGTCCCCATGAGAAAGCCGAATAAGTTGCCTG GAGAGGTTATTTCGGAAGAGTATTCATTGGAGTATGGAACAGACACAATGGAGATGCATGTAGGGGCTGTTCAAGCAGGAGAGCGTGCACTGGTAATAGATGATCTCATTGCAACTGGGGGAACCTTGTGTGCTGCAATCAACCTACTTG AGCGTGTTGGAGTTCATGTGGTTGAGTGTGCTTGTGTTATTGAATTGCCAGAGCTGAAG GGTCGGGAACGGTTGGGAGACAAACCATTGTTCGTTCTTGTTAATGCAGCTTGA
- the LOC109014213 gene encoding zinc finger protein ZAT10-like has translation MALEALNSPNTATPSFHFEDAKLHNFLEPWTKRKRSRRGRFDNPPTEEEYLALCLIMLARGGGGAATTTSQHYLSPSPPVAPEVATTSAPKLVYKCSVCSKAFSSYQALGGHKASHRKLAAAGGGEDSSTSSATATAAGASTVTASNNVSGKAHECSICHKSFPTGQALGGHKRCHYEGGSGGVASSVVTTSEGVGSTHSRSHSHSHDNQHHRNFDLNLPALPEFSLNFFIPGEDEVESPLPAKKPRVLMPPKLEVSH, from the coding sequence ATGGCGTTGGAAGCTCTCAATTCTCCAAACACAGCCACCCCTTCGTTCCACTTCGAGGACGCCAAGCTCCATAATTTCCTTGAGCCATGGACAAAGCGCAAGCGTTCGAGGCGTGGACGGTTTGATAACCCACCCACAGAGGAAGAGTACCTCGCTCTTTGCCTTATCATGCTCGCTCGTGGGGGCGGCGGCGCAGCTACCACCACCTCGCAACATTACCTATCTCCTAGTCCTCCCGTGGCGCCCGAGGTGGCGACTACATCTGCCCCGAAGCTTGTTTATAAGTGCTCTGTTTGCAGCAAGGCATTCTCCTCTTACCAGGCACTTGGTGGACACAAGGCCAGCCACCGGAAACTCGCCGCTGCCGGTGGAGGCGAAGACTCTTCCACCTCCTCTGCCACCGCCACCGCTGCCGGGGCCAGCACCGTCACAGCCTCCAACAACGTCAGTGGTAAGGCTCACGAGTGCTCCATCTGCCACAAGTCCTTCCCCACGGGCCAGGCCTTGGGTGGACACAAGCGTTGTCACTACGAAGGAGGCAGCGGCGGCGTCGCAAGCAGTGTCGTAACCACTTCGGAAGGTGTGGGGTCCACTCACAGCCGCAGCCACAGCCACAGCCACGACAACCAACACCACCGCAACTTCGACCTCAACCTCCCCGCTTTACCGGAGTTCTCGCTTAATTTCTTCATCCCAGGGGAAGACGAGGTGGAAAGCCCTCTGCCAGCGAAGAAGCCGCGCGTGTTGATGCCACCAAAACTCGAAGTTTCTCATTAG